The genomic window TTAATTTCTCCATCAGAAAACCCTAATTGTTTAAAAATCATTAAGCAATATATTCCGGGAAGTTCTTGTTTGTTCTCTAAGATAGGAGCCTTCATTAACCTTCCTTTTACCATTCGTTTGTAAATGATGTGGTCACCCTTTCCTTCACGGTCAAACTCAGCGCCTCCTTTGGTAATTAGCCTTATCAGCTTCTTGCTGGACATTGAAGAAATTTTCCTTCGTTTAACCATAAGCAAGTATCTTCATTTTTGGCATAATATAAGGCTCTTCTTCCTCATCCTTAAGAAAGTCATGAAGTATCTCTAATGGTACGGGTCTTGTCGCCTCCATCCCCTCCTCGGTTGCGTCAAGATAGGAACAAATAGCATCTTTTATAGTTGCCATCGCTTCTTCTTTGGTATCGCCACATCCCACTACCATTAGCTCTAAACAGAGCGCGACATATTGCCCTTCTGACCTCTTAAGAACAATTGTGTATTGCTTATCCATTTGACTCACTTCCTCTTCTAAAATTATACCCCATTTCTTTCTTTTTGGCAATATCCATTATCATATGCCCCTTTACTTGCCTTAAGTTATTCTAAAGCCAGTAACTGGCTTGGCGCAGGGAAATCTGCCCCATAACCCACTGTTGCCAAAACCAGAAAATACAAAACCTTTTTCATTTAAAGAAACCACTAATTAACACCAATAAAACACTAAATTCGTGTTCATTCGTGCCTCATTCGTGTTTATTCGTGGTTTTAAAACCAAAAAAATAAAAACCTTTTTCATTCCCTAAACCCTATCTTCTTTGCCTCTTTAAAAGACCCTCATAATTTGAATATTTACCTTTCACTATTAAGCACAGATGATAACATAACTACGCCCTTCTCTGTAAAGGCATAAGGTAAATACTTTCGGTATTGCCCGCGTCCTGGAATTATGCTCCTCTTTTGTAAGTTGAAACATGAAATCTTCAGGCAACCTGCTGATATTACGCCTGACAGCCTGATTTAACACTTTAACAGGTAATCCTCTTACAAAAAGAATCTTGCCTTCTATCCTCTCTATTGGAACTAAACTACCCATTATTTACCCTCTAAAAACAAGTATATCCCAATTTCAGCCTTTTGGCAATTAAAAAAATAAAGCCTCAGGGAAATCCGCAGCATAACCCAAAGGAGCCACCAGAAATCCTAAAAACTTCCTCATCTCTTAGACTACCCCGTCAGGCTTCGTCTGCCACCCCTTCAGAGAAGGGAAATAATTTATTTTATAATTCCAATCTTTCCTATCTTCTTTCCTCCTGCTCCGCCGGTAATTGTATAGATATAGACCCCGGAGGCAATGTCTTCTCCTTTTACATCCCATTTTTCAACTGGCTCATCTACATATATTCTATTTATCTCTTCACCGCTAATGTTATAGACCTTGATTAGAGAATCCTTGCTGAGATTGATAAAGTAGATGTATTTTCCTCCATAGCTTGGGTCGTTTTTCTTCCAGGGGTTGGGATAGCAATAGGCATCATTATTGGTTAGGGCAAAGATAGAGCCTAATGGTGCGATAAGGGTAAGATGGGTAAGGATTCCACCGACAATGTTTCTTAAAGGATCAACCCAGGAATTTGAAACCCCTTCCCACTTCTTTGTTTGCTCGTTAAAGGTGTATAGCCTCAATGTCTCTTCCCTTATACTGCCAAGGCTATCCTCATTGTATAAAACCTCAAGCTTTATGGTAAAGCTTCCCCGAAACTCCTCGCCTTTTGTGTTGATAAGCCTTACCTCAATACAGATGCCTATTCCATTCTCAGGTTTGTTTGTGGTAAAGGTAAAGTAATGCTTAGCATCAGTGATACAAACGATAAAACTATCGCTTAGGCTTCCTGTTTCTATTAGGCTGACTGTTCCCCATAGGCTTGCTATGTCTAAGGTTGCTCCTGGATTTATGTAGGCAGTAGTGGTTGCTTGGCTGGTTAATCCCTGATAGGTTGCCGTGATTGTATCCTTCCCACCATTGGGGGATGTGGCAATGGTGGCAATGCCTATCCCAATTCCATTGGTTAGGGAAATTGTAGTTGGAAATATGGAGTTTGTGGTGTTTGTTAAGCTAGCGCTTCCTGTGGTTAAGGCTGGATTTCCAAATTTATCCTTTGCCACAATCGTTAAGGTAAATGTGGCGTTGATGGTTGTGGTGGAAGGTGCTTTAAGCTCAAGATAAGAAAATGCTCCG from bacterium includes these protein-coding regions:
- a CDS encoding ORF6N domain-containing protein; translation: MGSLVPIERIEGKILFVRGLPVKVLNQAVRRNISRLPEDFMFQLTKEEHNSRTRAIPKVFTLCLYREGRSYVIICA
- a CDS encoding T9SS type A sorting domain-containing protein, which produces TMQGTATKELFGLFTIGIYTLFATTTETLGTTSITVISGNPATLTLTANPQIINADSGTTTAYAYVKDQNNNPVADGTIVHFSYNPFIGTATTLKGTATLIATFTTTGTYTLIATTTEICATTSITVIAGAFSYLELKAPSTTTINATFTLTIVAKDKFGNPALTTGSASLTNTTNSIFPTTISLTNGIGIGIATIATSPNGGKDTITATYQGLTSQATTTAYINPGATLDIASLWGTVSLIETGSLSDSFIVCITDAKHYFTFTTNKPENGIGICIEVRLINTKGEEFRGSFTIKLEVLYNEDSLGSIREETLRLYTFNEQTKKWEGVSNSWVDPLRNIVGGILTHLTLIAPLGSIFALTNNDAYCYPNPWKKNDPSYGGKYIYFINLSKDSLIKVYNISGEEINRIYVDEPVEKWDVKGEDIASGVYIYTITGGAGGKKIGKIGIIK
- a CDS encoding type II toxin-antitoxin system HicA family toxin, encoding MVKRRKISSMSSKKLIRLITKGGAEFDREGKGDHIIYKRMVKGRLMKAPILENKQELPGIYCLMIFKQLGFSDGEINKLVI